One genomic window of Legionella jordanis includes the following:
- the icmW gene encoding type IVB secretion system protein IcmW, which yields MPDLSHEASSRYWYEYVDPMIYRVITFMESVEDWTLDGNPELEEAINRLGKELDDIEKIDMSALGQEDLFIRLVGNIKSGRGLRLLQAIDTVHPGSASRILIHAEETSAGSHDPAGFFLKRNIVFERLRLLARVFSEYRLRLVARALEGEE from the coding sequence ATGCCCGATCTTAGTCATGAAGCCTCTTCCAGATATTGGTACGAATACGTTGACCCCATGATTTATCGAGTCATCACATTTATGGAAAGTGTTGAAGACTGGACTCTCGACGGAAATCCCGAATTAGAAGAAGCCATAAACCGCTTAGGTAAAGAACTGGATGACATCGAAAAAATCGACATGAGTGCTCTGGGTCAAGAAGATTTGTTTATCCGTCTTGTTGGAAATATTAAGTCCGGCCGTGGCTTACGTCTTTTACAAGCCATTGATACCGTCCATCCAGGCAGTGCTTCCCGCATTCTCATTCACGCTGAAGAAACCAGTGCCGGCAGTCATGACCCGGCTGGATTTTTTCTAAAAAGAAATATAGTTTTTGAACGTTTACGCTTACTCGCCCGTGTGTTTTCCGAGTATCGCTTAAGATTAGTTGCTCGTGCTCTTGAAGGGGAAGAATGA
- the icmX gene encoding type IVB secretion system protein IcmX: MMKLPSCRLVLPGLLLLASSSTFASDGSGSSTDNSMDTLKNYVLNLGQYLGYDLTTSPSQQQTPVSEAILQVTSNAIQQILLPSLQTVFGALPVTTAGIANIASGTEAPSIFVPGNTPYAELNNSANSTFNSSRYSSPSSGLISVSPLIDQPGSGGGGFQNDPVSQAIANILTTPDYSYCLDNAGTSFVECTYPSGIKNENQVMLNIIGAIPDPQTFFSPSYNQPWIAQLNGNSLIAPLMYDTTSSGASNQGSPFVNTGVGISGQQTAAGPLQSQNAAQQAQNFIRYATGSVTPLALPSRNAYNQIYAQTLSKNPLQKWQAQSLLANYLANLRVYAAQASVGVSNLYYILSKRMPQPVIGQQGSSGATSNTTSQALSEYQMATWRLFSPSQNGQQGTPWLSSLNQASAATMQKEIAVLLAEINYQLYLNRQQEERILLTNSMLLLQKVRESQPSGQLTAATPAQTQ; this comes from the coding sequence ATGATGAAATTACCTAGTTGTCGCCTAGTATTACCGGGTTTATTGCTACTTGCCAGCTCATCGACCTTTGCTTCTGACGGGTCGGGCTCATCAACCGACAACTCGATGGATACGCTGAAAAATTATGTTTTGAATTTAGGACAATATTTGGGCTACGATTTAACCACCAGTCCAAGCCAACAGCAAACACCAGTGAGTGAGGCCATTCTGCAGGTGACGTCCAATGCCATTCAGCAAATATTGTTGCCATCCTTGCAAACTGTTTTTGGTGCCCTTCCAGTTACAACTGCAGGCATTGCGAATATTGCCAGCGGAACTGAAGCTCCCTCCATTTTTGTGCCCGGGAATACACCTTATGCAGAACTTAATAATTCTGCAAATAGCACCTTTAATTCATCTCGGTATTCAAGCCCATCCAGTGGATTAATTTCCGTATCCCCCTTAATTGATCAACCTGGCTCTGGAGGTGGCGGTTTTCAAAATGATCCAGTAAGTCAGGCTATTGCCAACATTTTGACTACCCCGGATTACAGCTACTGCCTGGATAATGCCGGGACGAGCTTTGTCGAATGTACTTATCCTTCAGGAATAAAAAATGAAAATCAGGTCATGCTTAACATTATCGGCGCAATTCCTGACCCACAAACATTTTTTTCTCCTTCTTACAATCAGCCCTGGATAGCCCAGCTGAATGGCAATAGTTTGATTGCACCTCTGATGTATGACACAACCTCTTCAGGAGCGAGCAATCAAGGATCTCCTTTTGTAAACACGGGGGTTGGCATTTCAGGTCAACAAACCGCAGCGGGTCCCTTACAATCGCAAAATGCCGCACAGCAAGCCCAAAATTTCATTCGCTATGCAACAGGCTCCGTAACACCCTTGGCATTACCAAGCCGCAATGCTTATAACCAAATCTATGCACAAACTTTGTCTAAAAATCCCTTACAAAAGTGGCAAGCCCAATCGCTTCTTGCCAATTATTTAGCCAATCTACGAGTCTATGCCGCTCAAGCCTCTGTAGGAGTCAGTAACCTTTACTATATTCTCTCCAAGAGAATGCCCCAGCCGGTTATTGGTCAGCAGGGTTCAAGTGGAGCGACTTCAAACACCACCAGCCAGGCCTTAAGCGAGTATCAAATGGCTACCTGGAGATTGTTTAGTCCTAGCCAAAATGGCCAGCAAGGAACACCTTGGTTAAGTAGTTTAAATCAAGCCTCAGCTGCAACCATGCAAAAAGAGATCGCTGTGTTGCTTGCCGAAATTAACTATCAACTTTATCTGAACCGACAGCAAGAAGAGCGAATTCTTTTAACCAACAGCATGCTATTGCTGCAAAAAGTCAGAGAATCTCAACCCTCCGGGCAATTAACTGCCGCAACCCCTGCCCAAACTCAATAG
- a CDS encoding APC family permease encodes MLKRDISRTNVLIAAAGGMIGSGWLFSPFISAQMAGSNALMSWLIAALFMLFIALPLCELGAMFPISGGMTNYPSFTHGNDVGFLFAWTSWLSYVVMTPIEIQAILQYSSHLFPILLVKNSNSFTLSATGYIAAIGIMFFVVLLNSYGIKMLAECNKFASIIKFLVPSIAIIALLSTTSSMQNVHLKLNTTQAWVQIFTALSTGGIAFAFTGFQNGLMLAGEVQNPQRNIPIAILGAVLVGFLLYFMLQLSFLAAIPSDYLANGWQNLSFPGDSGPLVGLTLLIGLGFVAMLLMFDAAFSPFGTTLVYTAATSRILYGMALNKHLPNLFLKLNKHKIPYITLYVNFLVGSLSFLPFPGWQKMVAFLSSCSILSYGIGPICLLAMRKLQPHRHRPFKLWASLFFSHVAFYVCNLMLYWCGFDILWKLDLALFLGFVIYIIYQRRRITECSRSLFWFAFYMVAMLAVSYFGSFGGRGQLQFPLDIILILPLSILVLQLSQYVLVDEKSHHELTASMELAEAE; translated from the coding sequence ATGCTTAAACGCGATATCTCCCGTACTAATGTATTAATTGCCGCGGCTGGAGGCATGATTGGTTCTGGCTGGCTTTTTAGTCCTTTTATCAGCGCTCAAATGGCAGGCAGCAATGCCTTAATGAGTTGGCTTATTGCCGCATTGTTCATGTTATTTATTGCGTTGCCTTTATGTGAGTTAGGAGCCATGTTCCCAATCTCTGGCGGCATGACCAATTATCCCAGTTTTACTCATGGAAATGACGTTGGCTTTTTATTCGCATGGACTTCTTGGCTTTCTTATGTGGTGATGACCCCTATTGAAATTCAAGCTATTTTGCAGTATTCCAGCCACCTTTTTCCTATATTGCTGGTCAAAAATAGCAACAGCTTCACTTTATCGGCAACTGGTTATATAGCTGCAATAGGTATCATGTTTTTTGTGGTTTTACTAAATTCCTATGGCATTAAAATGCTTGCCGAATGCAATAAATTTGCAAGCATCATTAAATTTTTGGTTCCAAGCATTGCCATTATAGCTCTTCTTTCGACAACCTCCTCCATGCAAAATGTTCATCTTAAACTCAACACAACTCAGGCTTGGGTACAAATTTTTACGGCTTTGTCTACGGGAGGAATTGCCTTTGCTTTCACGGGTTTTCAGAATGGTTTAATGCTAGCAGGGGAGGTTCAAAATCCCCAACGTAACATTCCAATTGCCATCCTGGGAGCTGTGCTCGTAGGCTTTTTATTGTACTTCATGTTGCAATTGAGTTTTTTAGCCGCTATTCCCTCGGATTATTTGGCAAATGGTTGGCAAAACTTAAGTTTCCCTGGAGACAGCGGCCCACTGGTAGGCTTAACACTCTTGATAGGGCTTGGTTTTGTGGCCATGTTGTTGATGTTTGATGCGGCATTCTCTCCATTTGGAACAACCTTGGTTTATACTGCAGCCACCTCTCGTATTCTCTATGGTATGGCTTTAAATAAACATTTACCAAATTTATTCCTAAAACTCAATAAGCATAAAATTCCTTATATTACCCTCTATGTCAATTTTTTAGTAGGAAGCTTGTCCTTTCTTCCCTTCCCCGGTTGGCAAAAAATGGTGGCTTTTCTGTCTTCCTGCAGCATTTTATCTTACGGGATTGGTCCTATTTGCCTTCTAGCCATGCGAAAACTACAACCCCATCGGCATCGCCCTTTTAAACTATGGGCAAGTCTTTTCTTCAGTCATGTTGCATTTTACGTTTGCAACTTGATGCTGTACTGGTGTGGGTTTGATATCCTTTGGAAGCTGGATTTGGCACTTTTCCTTGGCTTTGTGATCTATATAATTTATCAGCGGCGTCGAATCACTGAATGCAGCCGCAGTCTGTTCTGGTTTGCTTTCTATATGGTTGCCATGCTTGCCGTTTCTTACTTTGGTTCATTTGGAGGACGGGGGCAACTGCAATTCCCCTTAGACATCATTCTTATCTTGCCGTTGAGCATACTTGTACTGCAATTATCTCAGTACGTGCTCGTTGATGAAAAATCTCACCATGAATTAACGGCATCAATGGAGCTTGCGGAGGCAGAGTAA
- a CDS encoding glycosyltransferase family 9 protein, whose translation MIKSICIVRLSALGDVLMLVPLIRTLQANLAGVSITWVISRPAYDMVEGMPGVDFIVIDKPNSIKDYWRFKKQLNGRSFDVLIAAQASLRANLLYPFIKAERKLGFDTERAKDGHRWFVKETISPGEEHNLESFLKFAQLLGLEKIKINWNLPITEADKEWASAHLPAEGPILLVNPAASKPERSWPVERYVEVIKEAKKRWRAQVVLTGGPGAFDRKLADAILKQVSCLDLVGKTKPKQLLAVIDNAQALLCPDTGPSHMATAVGTPVVALHAVTNPEISGPYTFRHLVVNRYPQAVRNILKIREEEAWGQKVHGKEAMQLIQVEDVLAKLSVVLNETGSA comes from the coding sequence ATGATTAAATCCATCTGCATTGTTCGCCTCTCGGCATTAGGCGATGTATTAATGCTCGTGCCCCTCATTAGAACGTTACAGGCTAATTTGGCGGGTGTTTCAATTACATGGGTAATTTCTCGTCCAGCCTACGACATGGTTGAGGGAATGCCTGGTGTTGATTTCATTGTTATTGATAAGCCAAATAGCATTAAGGATTATTGGCGCTTTAAAAAGCAATTAAATGGACGTTCTTTTGATGTGCTTATAGCGGCCCAAGCCAGTTTGAGAGCTAATCTGCTCTATCCCTTCATCAAAGCTGAACGAAAGTTAGGCTTCGATACCGAGCGTGCCAAAGATGGCCACAGATGGTTCGTTAAAGAAACGATAAGCCCCGGAGAAGAACATAATCTCGAAAGTTTTTTAAAATTCGCGCAGTTATTGGGTTTGGAAAAAATAAAAATCAATTGGAATCTACCTATTACAGAAGCCGACAAGGAGTGGGCGAGTGCTCATTTACCCGCAGAAGGGCCCATTCTTTTGGTCAATCCGGCTGCCAGCAAACCAGAAAGAAGTTGGCCGGTGGAGCGTTATGTTGAAGTCATTAAAGAGGCTAAAAAGCGTTGGCGGGCTCAGGTGGTATTAACAGGGGGGCCGGGTGCTTTCGATAGGAAGTTGGCAGATGCCATCCTAAAGCAGGTTTCTTGTTTGGACTTAGTTGGCAAAACCAAGCCTAAACAGCTATTAGCGGTTATTGATAATGCTCAAGCCTTGCTATGCCCTGACACGGGTCCTTCTCACATGGCCACAGCGGTGGGGACCCCCGTGGTTGCTTTGCACGCCGTCACCAATCCTGAAATATCTGGTCCCTATACATTTAGGCACTTAGTGGTGAATCGCTATCCACAAGCAGTAAGAAATATTCTTAAAATTCGTGAAGAGGAAGCTTGGGGCCAAAAAGTTCATGGAAAGGAAGCAATGCAACTCATTCAAGTAGAGGATGTATTGGCTAAACTTTCTGTGGTTTTAAACGAGACCGGTTCTGCTTAA
- a CDS encoding zinc-finger domain-containing protein — translation MSETKKEPACTKKNYVVHHSDLPLSCPTDDMALWNAHPKVYLPIEKTGVEVCPYCSARFVLKDD, via the coding sequence ATGTCTGAAACGAAAAAAGAACCAGCCTGTACTAAAAAAAACTATGTAGTCCATCATAGTGACTTACCTTTAAGTTGTCCAACTGATGACATGGCATTATGGAATGCTCATCCTAAAGTTTACTTACCTATAGAAAAGACCGGCGTTGAAGTGTGCCCTTATTGCAGCGCAAGATTTGTTTTAAAAGATGATTAA